The following proteins are co-located in the Tenrec ecaudatus isolate mTenEca1 chromosome 11, mTenEca1.hap1, whole genome shotgun sequence genome:
- the CKAP2L gene encoding cytoskeleton-associated protein 2-like: MVGPAPGAAAAAVEERQRKLQEYLAAKGKLKSQNPKPYLKANNICPKPAPSISTVRPKKDVTDHVALPIKTTRPISLRLQPRPTNVTGAQKPNLNPPKPLGKRRLTAACVSSGLTCKPSSSTQQHLKSASSATRKAARDSVESLLSQKPKTAKPRVTNHGTGERMDSKDSAPTENESSGHFLKERDKENLPQPFSDADRNPAPQCCSPRKPKTNSHGPAHSRAAPKEALGKGLVNKAILKDRGNKQFVGKTQVRSGPVKSQPVSRGATLTRPGGKPPRTVPCHSVKPLSRTLASKKPVAKDQDIQVNGAKHERPNETKLQSCPVNEQKARHTKPRTDTSLFQGGMSSRHLSRKPEQKFVQPWFRPRTPCVLPTARGPSQRPPLTTGRSNAIIPSTPQVRANGSQCNNNFQQKAQTVNTKLKRALPQSQVLSKTAPKMQADCTVRIKRGVANGSQTNPNMKKATEDRRKQLEEWQKSKGKIYKRPPMELKAKRRVIEEMNISFWKSMEEEEKEKKAQCALSSKISSALTECLQLVEGGVFSDEVLTILSSIPEAEKFAKFWICKAKLLAQKGNFDVIGLYEEAIRHGATPILELREVILNILQDPKRTTEGIASDSLRAEDLIKKVESEKACLASREREPVTTATTAGEDKHPGIKLQIAPVPKLIGMPDMQDMKLITPVRRSTRIERAVSRYPEMLQDHDLVVASLDELLEVEDTECFIFRRNEALPVILGFEILDG; encoded by the exons ATGGTGGGCCCCGCGCCGGGTGCCGCCGCCGCGGCCGTCG AGGAGCGACAGAGAAAGCTGCAGGAGTACCTCGCCGCCAAGGGAAAGCTGAAGAGCCAGAACCCCAA GCCTTATCTAAAAGCCAACAATATTTGCCCAAAACCTGCACCTTCTATATCC ACTGTTAGACCCAAAAAGGATGTGACCGACCATGTTGCTTTGCCTATCAAAACTACCAGGCCCATCAGCCTTAGACTGCAGCCTAGACCCACCAATGTTACAGGGGCCCAGAAACCAAACTTGAATCCACCAAAGCCTCTGGGCAAACGAAGGCTAACTGCCGCATGTGTGTCTTCCGGCCTAACCTGTAAGCCTTCCAGCAGTACTCAACAGCACCTGAAAAGTGCATCATCCGCTACAAGGAAAGCAGCCAGAGACTCCGTGGAGTCACTTCTCAGTCAGAAACCGAAAACTGCGAAGCCACGGGTAACAAATCATGGCACAGGTGAACGTATGGACTCCAAGGACAGCGCCCCTACTGAAAACGAGTCTTCCGGTCACTTTCTGAAGGAGCGGGACAAAGAGAACTTGCCCCAACCCTTCTCCGACGCGGACAGGAACCCAGCTCCTCAGTGCTGTTCTCCCAGGAAGCCAAAAACAAATTCTCATGGTCCAGCCCACAGCCGGGCGGCCCCGAAAGAAGCTTTGGGCAAAGGTTTAGTGAATAAGGCCATTCTGAAAGACAGAGGTAATAAACAGTTTGTTGGGAAAACGCAAGTCAGGAGTGGCCCCGTGAAATCACAGCCGGTGTCTCGAGGAGCGACGCTTACAAGACCAGGGGGAAAGCCCCCAAGGACAGTGCCCTGTCACTCGGTGAAGCCCCTTAGCAGGACTCTGGCATCAAAGAAACCAGTGGCCAAGGATCAGGACATACAGGTCAATGGGGCTAAGCATGAAAGGCCAAATGAAACTAAGTTACAGTCTTGCCCTGTTAATGAACAAAAAGCAAGACATACCAAACCCCGGACTGACACCAGTTTGTTTCAGGGGGGAATGAGCAGCAGGCATCTGAGCAGGAAGCCAGAGCAGAAGTTTGTCCAGCCCTGGTTCAGACCCCGGACGCCATGTGTGCTGCCAACTGCCAGAGGCCCCAGCCAGAGGCCTCCTTTGACCACTGGCCGCTCTAATGCCATAATTCCAAGCACTCCTCAAGTAAGAGCAAATGGGAGTCAATGCAACAATAACTTTCAGCAAAAAGCACAGACTGTAAATACCAAGTTGAAAAGGGCTCTTCCCCAGAGCCAAGTTTTGAGCAAGACAGCTCCCAAGATGCAGGCTGATTGCACAGTGAGAATTAAAAGAGGAGTTGCCAACGGGAGCCAAacaaaccccaatatgaagaAGGCAACAGAGGATCGAAG GAAACAGCTGGAAGAGTGGCAGAAGTCTAAGGGGAAAATCTATAAACGACCCCCAATGGAACTAAAAGCCAAAAGAAGGGTGATAGAGGAAATGAACATCTCCTTCTGGAAGAGCAtggaagaggaagagaaagagaagaaagcccagtgtgCGCTGTCGAGTAAAATTAGCAGCGCGCTGACAGAATGCCTGCAGCTCGTcgaaggg GGTGTGTTTTCTGATGAAGTGCTTACCATACTGTCCAGTATTCCTGAggctgaaaagtttgccaaattcTGGATCTGCAAAGCAAAGTTGTTGGCGCAGAAAGGCAACTTTGATGTTATTGGGCTCTACGAAGAGGCCATTCGCCACGGGGCCACA CCAATACTAGAGTTGCGGGAAGTTATACTTAATATTCTGCAAGACCCAAAGAGAACCACAGAAG GCATTGCCTCTGACTCGCTACGAGCCGAAGACCTGATCAAGAAGGTGGAATCTGAAAAGGCTTGTCTTGCTTCAAGAGAGAGAGAGCCGGTTACAACAGCAACCACAGCCGGCGAGGACAAGCACCCTGGCATCAAGTTGCAGATCGCCCCGGTCCCTAA ACTAATTGGAATGCCAGACATGCAAGACATGAAGCTCATCACTCCTGTCCGGCGATCAACGAGGATCGAGCGAGCCGTGTCCCGCTACCCAGAAATGCTACAGGATCATGATCTGGTAGTGGCTTCCCTGGACGAACTGTTAGAAGTGGAGGACACAGAGTGTTTTATATTCCGCAGAAACGAGGCTTTGCCTGTCATCCTGGGGTTTGAGATCCTTGATGGATAA